The following is a genomic window from Caldisericia bacterium.
GTCTCTCAATCTCAAGATTATATTTAACTAATTTCTCGGAAGGAGAATATATATCTTCAGCAGCATATCTTCCAAGAATTCTTTCTTCAAGAGTTTCAATGATTCTTTGACCTTCTCTAACTTCTTCTACTTCTATTCCATCTGTGAAATTTCTGATCCAAACTGTTCCAATATTTTTGCTTTCTATTTCAAGAGCTTTTTCTCTTGTTATCTCTTCATTTTCATGAACTATAACTTCACCTGTATCTGGATCAACTACATCTTTTGCAGCTACTTTACCAACAATCTGTCTATATAAACTTTTTATAACTTTATCACCTATTATAATAGGTTTTACTGGAATAACTTCACAATCTTCATATTTGATAAATACCTTATGAGCCACATCAGCAAGTCTTCTTGTTAAATAACCTGCGTCTGATGTTTTTAATGCTGTGTCTGCCAAACCTTTCCTTGAACCATGCGTTGAAATAAAATATTCGAGTACAGATAGACCTTCTTTTAAGTTTGATTTGATTGGAAATTCAATAATTCTTCCTGAAGGATCAGACATAAGACCTCTCATTCCAACCATCTGCAAAATTTGTTCGGGTTTACCTCTTGCACCTGAAATCGCCATTAAAAGAAGGAAATTAAATGGATCATATGTATTAAAAATCTCATTTACTAATTCTTCTCCGGCTTTTAGCCAAACATCAATTGTTTTCTTATATCTTTCATTGTCTGACATTAAACCTTTTTCATAAAATTCTCTAAATTTCCTCTCTTTTTCTTCTGCTTCTCTTATTATTTCGTCTCTTCTTTTTGGAATAACCATATCATCCATTCCAATGGTTAATCCTGAAAGTGTAACAATTTCAAAACCGAGTTTTTGAACTTCATCTAAAAGTTTTGCAGTTTTCTCAAATCCATATTTTTTAAATATTTGGAAGAATAAATCGTTTACCGTTTTTTGGTCAATAACCTTATCAAAAAATTCGAAATTCTCATCTTCGAGTGTTTCTTTAATTAAATTGTTAAAAATTACTCTACCAACCGTTGTATTATTAATCCACTTTTTATTCCAATAAAAATCAATAATTGTATGATATGTTACTTTTCCTTCATCTAATGCGGCATTTAAATCTTCTATTGTATAAAATTTTAAACCTTCTCCTTTTTCGCCTTTTTTCTCTTTAGTAAGATAAAAACATCCAGCAACAACATCTTGAACAGGTAATGTTATTGGTTTACCATGTGCTGGTGAAATTATATTATATTTTGATAAAAGTAAATATTTTGCTTCAGTTTGTGCTGCAATTGATAAAGGAAGATGAACAGCCATCTGATCTCCATCAAAATCAGCATTATAAGGAGGACAGACAAGCGGAGATATTTGAATCGCTTCACCATCGACTAAAATTGGCTTAAATGCTTGAATGCTCATTCTATGAAGAGTTGGTGCTCTATTTAAAAGTACTACATAATCTTTAACTGTTTCTGCTAAAACTTTCCAAACTGGACTATTTTGATCTTTTACTGCCTGTTCAATCATCCATTTAGCGCTTCTTAAATTTAAAGCAATTCCTGTTTCTTCAAGATTATGCATTAAAAAAGGTTTAAATAATTCTAAAGCCATATTTCTTGGTAAACCACATTCATCCAATTTTAATTTAGGTCCTACAACAATAACGCTTCTTCCAGAATAATCAACTCTTTTACCAAGTAAATTTTGTCTAAATCTTCCTTGTTTTCCTCTTAAAATATCAGACAATGAATGAAGTGGTCTATTGTGAGAACCTATGATTGGATGTATTTTATGAGTATTGTCTAATAATGCATCAACTGCTTCTTGGAGCATTCTTTTTTCATTTTGTAGCATTATTTCAGGAGCATTAACATCAATTAGTTTTTTCAATCTATTGTTTCTGTTTATAACTCTTCTATATAAATCATTTAAATCAACAGATGCAAATCTTCCTCCATCTAATGGTAAAAGAGGTCTTAAATCTGGAGGAATAACTGGCAAAACTGTCAACACCATATATTCGGGTTTATTACCAGATTTCAAGAATGCTTCAACATAATCAAGCCTTTTCATTGCTGAAGTTTTTTTCTGTTTTGTTGAAGATTTTTTAATCTCTTCTACTAATTCTTCTCTTAAACTTTCAAGATCAAGTGACTTTAGAAGTTCTAAAATTGCTTCTGCACCTCTTTTAGCAACAAAATTATATCCCCTTTCTTTATACTCTCTATATTCTTCCTCATTAATAACTTGTTTATATTTAAGAGGTGAATTTCCAGGATCTAAAACAACATATGAAGCATAATAAACTATTTTTTCAACATCATTTTTAGACATATCAAGAAGTACAGGAATTATATTTGTTGATCTAAAATACCATATATGAACAACGGGTGACGCAAGATTAATATGACCAAACCTCTCTCTTCTTACTTTAGATGTTGTTATCTCAACTCCACATCTTTCACAAACAAGCCCTCTATACCTTACTCCTTTTAGTTTTCCACAATGACATTCATAATCTTTAACTGGTCCAAATATCCTTTCGCAAAAAAGGCCGTCCATTTCAGGTCTAAAGTTTCTGTAATTAATAGTCTCGGCCTTTTTTACTTCACCATGTGACCAAGATAATATCTCTTCAGGTGATGCTAAAGATATCTCAATGGCATTAAATTTCTTTTGAATCAAATATATTCACCTCCTATGATTTTTCTAACTCTTCTTTTCTTTTTTTAATAATTTCTTCTGCTAATTTTTGAGGAACTTCGTCATATTTATAAAATTTCGCAGTAAAATATCCTCTTCCTTGAGTTATTGAAGCAAGATCCAATCCATAAGTAAGCATTTCTGATTCTGGAACAAGGGCTTTTACAATAGAAATTCCTTTATCAGAATTCATTCCTAAAATTTTTCCTCTTCTTGTATTTAAATCAGAAATTACATCTCCTAAGAAATTTTCTGGAACTCTTATTTCAACTTCAAGTATTGGTTCAAGAAGTATTGGATTTGCCTCAACAAATGCTTTCTTAAATGCCATTGAAGCAGCTATTTTAAATGCAAGTTCTGAAGAATCAACTGGATGATATGAACCATCATACAAAATTACTTGTACATCAACAACAGGATATCCTGCAATAATTCCTTCTTTCATCGTTTCCCTAATTCCCTTTTCAACTGCAGGAATATATTGTTTAGGTATTGCTCCTCCAAAAATTTTATCTATAAATTCAAACTCTTTTCCTCTTTCAAGTGGATTAATTTCAATGAAACAGTGTCCGTATTGTCCATGACCTCCAGTTTGTTTCTTATATTTACCTTCTGCTTTAGCGGTCCCTTTTATTGTTTCTTTATATGCAATTTCAGGTTTCTTTAAGTTAACTTCAACTCCAAATTTTCTTGAGATTCTCTCAAGAATAACTTGAATATGAGTAGCTCCAGTACCCCTTATTATTAACTGTTTTGTTATATCATTTCTCTCAACAATAAATGTTGGGTCTTCTTCAGCCATTTTAAATAATGCAGAGGTGAGTCTATCTTCGTCTTCTTTTCTTTTTGGTTCAACAGCATAAGAAATAATGGGATATGGAATTTCAAAATAATTGTATTTAACATTAAAACCAGATTGTGTTAAGGTATCACCAGTTGATGTAACATTTAATTTTGTTATAACTCCTATATCTCCTGCTTTAATTTCTTGTGTTTTCTCTTGTGTCTTACCTATAATAAATCCAATAGATGAAACTCTTTCTTCTTGATCTTTATTAACATTGTAAACTTTTGAATCAGCGGTAATTTTTCCTGTTATTACTTTTATATAATTTATTCTACCTACAAATGGATCAATGATAGTTTTAAAAATAATACCTGAAAATGGTAAATTCTCATCAAAATTTTTAACAACTGCTTCTTTTGTTTTTGTGTCATAACCAAATCTTTTTTCATCTAAATAAGGCTCTGGAAATTCATTTATTATGAAATCTAATATATCTTCAGTACCAATATCATTAATACTGGATGAAACAAGAATTGGAAATAGCATTCTATTTTTAACACCAATAAGAAGTCCTTTTTTAATCTCTTCTTCACTAAGAGTTCCATCAGTTAAATACTTATTTAAAAATTCTTCATCAACTTCAGCTATTTTTTCTATCAACTCATTTTTGTAATTCTCAAATTCATTCTTTAATTCTTGAGGAATATCAACTTCTTTAAATGTGTCGCCATCAAAAATTTTACCCTTTTGGGTTATTATATTTACAAAACCTTTGAAGTTTAAACCTTCTCCAATAGGAAGTAATATTGGTACTGCATCATTTCCAAAAAATTTTCTAATACTTGCAACTGCCTCTTTAAAATTCGCATTTTCTCTATCCATTCTACTAATCACAAAGGCGGTTGGTAAATTTTCTTCTTTTACAAATTCCCAAACTCTCTCTGTCCCAACTTCAACATGAGATGTTGCATCCACAAGAATTAAACTTGCCTCAGATACAAGAAGTGCTCCTTTTACTTCAGATAGAAATTCTACATAACCCGGTGTATCAAGTATGTTAATTTTATAACCTTTCCAATTGATTGGAATAACAGAAGTAGATAAACTTATATGTCTTTTTATTTCCTCAGGCTCAAAATCTGAAACTGTATTACCCTTATCAACACTTCCTTTTTTCTGAATAAATTTTGAAACATAAAGCATTGATTCAACTAAAGAAGTTTTTCCTGCGCCACTATGCGCAACTAAAGAAACATTTCTTATTTTTGTTCTTTCTACTATCATTGACTCACCTCTTTCTTTTTGTTCTTTCTTTTTCTAGTTGGTAAATAAAATTTAACCTCTTTTTTCTCCTCTTTTTTCTCAAAATCAGGAATTGTTTTTATATTAATACCTAAGCCTCTTAATTCTCTAACTAAAACCTTAAAAGATTCTGGGATCCCAACTTCCTCAATATCTCTTCCTTTTACAATACTCTCATATGCTTTTCTTCTGCCTTCAATATCATCAGATTTTATTGTTAACATTTCTTGTAATAAATTTGCAGCACCATATGCTTCTAAAGCCCAAACTTCCATTTCACCTAATCTTTGACCACCAAATTGAGATTTACCCCCGAGTGGCTGTTGTGTTACTAATGAATATGGACCAGTTGATCTTGCGTGTACTTTATCTAAAACAAGATGGTTTAATTTCATAATATATGCGTATCCAACAAGGGCTTTTGATTTGAAAGGTTCTCCAGTATATCCATCGTATAAAACTTCTTTACTATTAATATCTAAACCAGCCTTCTTTAACCATTCTTCAATTTCTTCTTCTTTTAAAGGTGTAAAAATTGGAATTTCAAATCTAATTCCTAATTTATAGGCAGCATAACCTAACATTGTTTCTAAAGTTTGACCTATGTTCATTCTTGAAGGCACTGAAAGTGGTGAAAGCACTATATCAACTGGAGTTCCATCTGCTCTAAATGGCATATCTTCTTCTGGAAGAATAGCAGCAACAACTCCTTTATTACCATGTCGTCCAGCCATCTTATCTCCAACCATAATTTTTCTTTTCTGAGCAACAAGTATTTTAACCAATTTCTCAATACCAACGGGTAGTTCATCTCCTTTATCTTTTGAATAAACTTTTGTCAAAATCACAGTTCCAAATTCACCTGGAGGAAGTCTTAATGAATTATCTACAACATCTTTTCCTTTTTCTCCAAACATTGCACGCCAAATTTTTGATTCAGGTGATGTATCAACTTCTGCTTTTGGAGCAAGTTTTCCAACAAGAATATCACCAGGTTTAACTTCAGCACCAACTCTTACTATTCCTTCTTCTGTTAAATTTCTTAATTCTGATTCATCGACATTAGGTATATCTTTTGTTAAAATTTCAGGTCCTGCTTTAGTTTCTCTAACCATTGTTGTATACTCTTTTATATGAATTGATGTATATACATCATCTTTTACCAATCTCTCACTAATTAAAATAGCATCTTGATAGTTGTAACCTCTCCATGGTAAATAGGCAACTAGAAGGTTTCTTCCTAATGATAGAATTCCATCTTTAATTGCTTGACCATCAACAATAATATCTCCCTTTTTAACTGTATCACCTTTTTTTACTATAGGTCTTGAATTTATACATGTATCTTGATTTGATCTTGCAAATTTTTTTAATTCATATACTCTTTCTTCCTTTTTATTTTTTATAACTATTCTATCTGCAGAAACTTCTTTGACAACCCCATCTATATCTGAAATAACTATGCTTGGATCATGCCTTGCAACTACTTTTTCCATTCCTGTTCCAACAATTGGTGGCTCTGGAAAAAGAAGAGGTACAGCTTGTCTTTGCATATTACAACCCATAAGCGCTCTATTTGCATCATCATGATCAAGAAATGGAATCAAAGATGCTGAAACAGAAAAAACTTGAAGAGGTGATATTTCAATAAATTGAATTTTTTCAAGAGGTATTTTTTCAATAACTTCTCCTTTGTATCTTCCAGTTGCGAAACCATCATTTAACAAATTTCCTTCATCGTCTCTTAAAAGTTCACCTTTTTTATTAACAGGTGTATTCGCTTGGGCAATGTAATACTTTTCTTCTTCAAGTGCTTCAAGATAAACAATTTCATCAGTTAATTTACCATTTACAACTTTTCTATATGGAGTTGTTATAAATCCATATTCATTTATTTTTGCATAAACTGTTAACGAATTAATTAAACCAATATTTTGACCTTCTGGAGTTTCTATTGGGCATATTCTTCCATAATGAGATGGATGAATATCTCTTACCTCTAAACCTGCAGTTTCACGAGTTAATCCACCTGGGCCCATTGAGGAGAGTCTTCTTTTATGAGTAAGTGATGAAAGAGGATTTGTTTGTTCCATAAATTGTGAAAGTTGACCAGTTCCAAAGAAACTTTGTAAAGATGCTGTAATTGGTTTAGAATTTATTAGGTGTTGAGCAGTAAACATATCTTCTGAGTATGTGCTAATTCTTCCTTTCATAACTTTTACCATTCTGAGGAGACCGTATCTCATATTTACTTCCATCAATTCGCCTACACCTCTAACATATCTATTCCCTAGATGATCTATATCATCTAATTTCTCTTGGTTATTTTTTATCTTTATTGCATGTCTTATAATTGCAACTATATCATCAAATGTAACAATATTATCTTTTAGAGACAAACCAAATTTTTGATTTATTTTATGTCTTCCAACATCTGAAAGATAGTTTCTTTTTTGATCAAAAAATGTAACATTAATTAAATTTTTTGCAGATTCTAAAAGAACTCTTTCTCCTGGTCTCAATTTTCTATATATATCAAGAATAGCATCTTCTTGAGTTTTATTTGTATCCTTCTCAAGAGTTTTCTTTATTATAGGATCTACCATCTCTTTATAAATTTCTAAAACATTTATACCTAAATCATAAAGAGTATGAATCTTTTCACTTGTAACATCTTCTCCTTCATAATAAACGATTTCTCCTGTCACTGGATCGTATATATTTTCACCAAATGTACAAGGTAGATTTTTTTCAAGATCATAAATATTCACTTTTATTTTTCTTTTCTCTTTAAAAAGGTCCATTATTTCTTCATCACTCAATTCCTTAAACACTCTTAATATTGTTGGAAAATATAATTTTCTTGATCCTTTATTTAATCTAATTACAAGAGTATTAGTTGACTCAACTTCAAATATAAACCATGTGCCTCTTTCTGGTATTAGCCTTGCTTCAAAAAGCACTCTGCCTGAATGAGCAGAGGATGGCTTTGTAAAATAGACACCAGGTGCTCTTATTAATTGTGATACAACAGTTCTTTCTGTTCCATTAAAAACAAAAGATCCATAAGGAGTAATATATGGTATTTCACCTAAAAAAACATCTTGTTCTTTTATTTCACCAGTTCTTTTGTTTGTTATTCTTACTTTTGCTTTTAATTTTCCAGCATATGTTAACTTTTTTTCTTTACATTCTTCAACTGAAAGTTCTGGGGGAAATACTTTTGGGTCAAAAAATTCAACAACTGCTTTTGGAGTCTCAACAGGTGAAATTTCTTCTAAAAGTTTTGGTATTTTTTTATTTATAAAATTATAAAATGAATCTTTTTGAAATTGTAATAAATCAGGAATTTCTAAATTAGAAAATAAAAATTTATTGAAGTTTATAACTTCTTTTTTCTCCATAATCTCTCCAGTTTAATAAAGGAGAACCCCGAAGTTTTTCGGGGTTCAAATTATTTAATTTCCACTGTTGCGCCAACAGCGGAAAGTTTGTTTTTAAGATCTTCGGCCTCTTCTTTACTCAAACCTTTCTTTACTACTTGAGGTACTGCAGAAACCATATCATTTGCTTCTTTTAATGAAATGTTAAGTGCTTCTCTTAATACTTTTATTACTTGAATTTTTGCTTGACCAACACTTGTTAATACAACATCAAATGTTGTTTTTTCTACTTCTTGAGCCGCTGCTTGTTGTTGTGCTTGAGGCATTCCTGCCATTGGAACTGCCATTGGCATTCCAGATACACCAAACTTTTCCTCAAGTGCCTTGACAAACTCAATTAGTTCGACAACACTCATTTTTTCAATTGCTTCTAAGAGTTCCTCTTTTGTCATCTTTAGTTCCTCCTTTATTCTTTTTTACTTTTAATCTCATTTAAGGCATTAATTAGCCTTAACATTGGAGATTTTAATGCATATGAAATTCTAATTAAAGGTGATTTTAATGAATAAATAAGTTTTCCATATACTTCATTAATAGATGAAATAGTGGATAGAGAGTTAATATCATCTTTTGATAATATAGTTTTACCAAAAATACCACCTTTAATATCAAAATTTTTCTTATGAGTTTTTAAAAAATTATTTATGCTACTTAAAATCTGGAATGGATCTTCATATGCAAAAACAACTGCAGTTGTTCCATTAAAAATTGAATTATTAAGTTTATAACCTTTTTTATCGAATACTTTTTTTAACAAGGTGTTCTTATAAACCTTAAATTCACCTTTTTTAGATTTTAACTCTCTTCTTAAAGGTGATATTTCAGATACTGGTAGTTCATTAAAAGTAGTGAAAATAACAATTTTTGTTTCATCTAACTTTTTTTCTATTTCATTTAAGAGTTCGAGTTTTCTTTCCTTTGTTATCATCTTTCTCCTCCTAAAATTAAAAAGTCCTTCCACCGAAGGACAAGAAAACTTTCTAACTTTCCCTGCCTCGGTGGGCGATAAACATTAAGCCAAAAGGCACCCACTATCTTAGGCTCTCTAACCAACTAAGTTTAAAACCTTAATAGTATCTAATTTAATTGAAGGGCCCATAGTTGTAGTAATATAAATCGATTTTATATATTGGCCCTTCACAGATTGAGGCTTTGCTTTTAAAATTGCATCAATTAAGGCAATAAAATTTTCTTTAAGTTTTTCTTCATTAAAACTGACTTTACCAATAACTGAATGAATATTACCTAATTTATCTGTTTTAAATTCAATTTTACCCATTTTAATCTCTTTGATTACTCTTCCAATGTCTTGAGTAACTGTTCCTGCTTTAGCATTTGGCATTAATCCTCTTGGTCCTAAAACTTTTCCTAATTTAGATATAGCAGGCATCATATCAGGAGTAGCAACAACTGCATCAAATTCAAACCAGCCATTTAAAATTTTTTCTATTGTTTCTTGATCACCAATATAATCTGCTCCTGCTTCTTCGGCTTCTTTAATTTTGTCTCCTCTAACAAATGCGAGAACTCTTTTTGTTTTACCAATACCAT
Proteins encoded in this region:
- the rpoC gene encoding DNA-directed RNA polymerase subunit beta', with the translated sequence MIQKKFNAIEISLASPEEILSWSHGEVKKAETINYRNFRPEMDGLFCERIFGPVKDYECHCGKLKGVRYRGLVCERCGVEITTSKVRRERFGHINLASPVVHIWYFRSTNIIPVLLDMSKNDVEKIVYYASYVVLDPGNSPLKYKQVINEEEYREYKERGYNFVAKRGAEAILELLKSLDLESLREELVEEIKKSSTKQKKTSAMKRLDYVEAFLKSGNKPEYMVLTVLPVIPPDLRPLLPLDGGRFASVDLNDLYRRVINRNNRLKKLIDVNAPEIMLQNEKRMLQEAVDALLDNTHKIHPIIGSHNRPLHSLSDILRGKQGRFRQNLLGKRVDYSGRSVIVVGPKLKLDECGLPRNMALELFKPFLMHNLEETGIALNLRSAKWMIEQAVKDQNSPVWKVLAETVKDYVVLLNRAPTLHRMSIQAFKPILVDGEAIQISPLVCPPYNADFDGDQMAVHLPLSIAAQTEAKYLLLSKYNIISPAHGKPITLPVQDVVAGCFYLTKEKKGEKGEGLKFYTIEDLNAALDEGKVTYHTIIDFYWNKKWINNTTVGRVIFNNLIKETLEDENFEFFDKVIDQKTVNDLFFQIFKKYGFEKTAKLLDEVQKLGFEIVTLSGLTIGMDDMVIPKRRDEIIREAEEKERKFREFYEKGLMSDNERYKKTIDVWLKAGEELVNEIFNTYDPFNFLLLMAISGARGKPEQILQMVGMRGLMSDPSGRIIEFPIKSNLKEGLSVLEYFISTHGSRKGLADTALKTSDAGYLTRRLADVAHKVFIKYEDCEVIPVKPIIIGDKVIKSLYRQIVGKVAAKDVVDPDTGEVIVHENEEITREKALEIESKNIGTVWIRNFTDGIEVEEVREGQRIIETLEERILGRYAAEDIYSPSEKLVKYNLEIERPKEGFVAKDIVDENLHVLAKEGEKITDELIDKLIKHNIKEILVNVPIKRELIVRKGEEIDEVAVNKIKEYGIKKVKIRSVLTCSAPNGVCAKCYGRDLATGKLVNLGEAVGIIASQSIGEPGTQLTLRTFHTGGIAAKDITSGLPRVEELFEVRKPKGSAIISDVSGYVTIKDEEDARKIIITPRTREIAINLYERLMEKLNNSISVDPNTSVYELELEDDILEALNEAKIEKVKDILSLDKEELVKKLIGKETVYIVQYGKSIRVQNGDYVNIGDRLTEGPLDPHKIFQIKGLRETEQYLLQEIQKVYKSQGVSINDKHIEIILRELTRKAIIINPGDTKFYPGQEVERSEVEEENRVAKAENRTPATYKILLLRLTKAALSADSFLSASSFQETTKVLAEAAISGKIDTLEGLKEAIIVGSMIPVGTGFSEYEGIKIVEKKELIEERESV
- the fusA gene encoding elongation factor G — encoded protein: MIVERTKIRNVSLVAHSGAGKTSLVESMLYVSKFIQKKGSVDKGNTVSDFEPEEIKRHISLSTSVIPINWKGYKINILDTPGYVEFLSEVKGALLVSEASLILVDATSHVEVGTERVWEFVKEENLPTAFVISRMDRENANFKEAVASIRKFFGNDAVPILLPIGEGLNFKGFVNIITQKGKIFDGDTFKEVDIPQELKNEFENYKNELIEKIAEVDEEFLNKYLTDGTLSEEEIKKGLLIGVKNRMLFPILVSSSINDIGTEDILDFIINEFPEPYLDEKRFGYDTKTKEAVVKNFDENLPFSGIIFKTIIDPFVGRINYIKVITGKITADSKVYNVNKDQEERVSSIGFIIGKTQEKTQEIKAGDIGVITKLNVTSTGDTLTQSGFNVKYNYFEIPYPIISYAVEPKRKEDEDRLTSALFKMAEEDPTFIVERNDITKQLIIRGTGATHIQVILERISRKFGVEVNLKKPEIAYKETIKGTAKAEGKYKKQTGGHGQYGHCFIEINPLERGKEFEFIDKIFGGAIPKQYIPAVEKGIRETMKEGIIAGYPVVDVQVILYDGSYHPVDSSELAFKIAASMAFKKAFVEANPILLEPILEVEIRVPENFLGDVISDLNTRRGKILGMNSDKGISIVKALVPESEMLTYGLDLASITQGRGYFTAKFYKYDEVPQKLAEEIIKKRKEELEKS
- a CDS encoding DNA-directed RNA polymerase subunit beta, which gives rise to MEKKEVINFNKFLFSNLEIPDLLQFQKDSFYNFINKKIPKLLEEISPVETPKAVVEFFDPKVFPPELSVEECKEKKLTYAGKLKAKVRITNKRTGEIKEQDVFLGEIPYITPYGSFVFNGTERTVVSQLIRAPGVYFTKPSSAHSGRVLFEARLIPERGTWFIFEVESTNTLVIRLNKGSRKLYFPTILRVFKELSDEEIMDLFKEKRKIKVNIYDLEKNLPCTFGENIYDPVTGEIVYYEGEDVTSEKIHTLYDLGINVLEIYKEMVDPIIKKTLEKDTNKTQEDAILDIYRKLRPGERVLLESAKNLINVTFFDQKRNYLSDVGRHKINQKFGLSLKDNIVTFDDIVAIIRHAIKIKNNQEKLDDIDHLGNRYVRGVGELMEVNMRYGLLRMVKVMKGRISTYSEDMFTAQHLINSKPITASLQSFFGTGQLSQFMEQTNPLSSLTHKRRLSSMGPGGLTRETAGLEVRDIHPSHYGRICPIETPEGQNIGLINSLTVYAKINEYGFITTPYRKVVNGKLTDEIVYLEALEEEKYYIAQANTPVNKKGELLRDDEGNLLNDGFATGRYKGEVIEKIPLEKIQFIEISPLQVFSVSASLIPFLDHDDANRALMGCNMQRQAVPLLFPEPPIVGTGMEKVVARHDPSIVISDIDGVVKEVSADRIVIKNKKEERVYELKKFARSNQDTCINSRPIVKKGDTVKKGDIIVDGQAIKDGILSLGRNLLVAYLPWRGYNYQDAILISERLVKDDVYTSIHIKEYTTMVRETKAGPEILTKDIPNVDESELRNLTEEGIVRVGAEVKPGDILVGKLAPKAEVDTSPESKIWRAMFGEKGKDVVDNSLRLPPGEFGTVILTKVYSKDKGDELPVGIEKLVKILVAQKRKIMVGDKMAGRHGNKGVVAAILPEEDMPFRADGTPVDIVLSPLSVPSRMNIGQTLETMLGYAAYKLGIRFEIPIFTPLKEEEIEEWLKKAGLDINSKEVLYDGYTGEPFKSKALVGYAYIMKLNHLVLDKVHARSTGPYSLVTQQPLGGKSQFGGQRLGEMEVWALEAYGAANLLQEMLTIKSDDIEGRRKAYESIVKGRDIEEVGIPESFKVLVRELRGLGINIKTIPDFEKKEEKKEVKFYLPTRKRKNKKKEVSQ
- the rplL gene encoding 50S ribosomal protein L7/L12 gives rise to the protein MTKEELLEAIEKMSVVELIEFVKALEEKFGVSGMPMAVPMAGMPQAQQQAAAQEVEKTTFDVVLTSVGQAKIQVIKVLREALNISLKEANDMVSAVPQVVKKGLSKEEAEDLKNKLSAVGATVEIK
- the rplJ gene encoding 50S ribosomal protein L10, whose translation is MITKERKLELLNEIEKKLDETKIVIFTTFNELPVSEISPLRRELKSKKGEFKVYKNTLLKKVFDKKGYKLNNSIFNGTTAVVFAYEDPFQILSSINNFLKTHKKNFDIKGGIFGKTILSKDDINSLSTISSINEVYGKLIYSLKSPLIRISYALKSPMLRLINALNEIKSKKE
- the rplA gene encoding 50S ribosomal protein L1, with product MSKRYEALLSKIEKGKAYDPNEAFKLIKELGTAKFDESVEVHIKLNIDPKQTDQTVRGSVLLPHGIGKTKRVLAFVRGDKIKEAEEAGADYIGDQETIEKILNGWFEFDAVVATPDMMPAISKLGKVLGPRGLMPNAKAGTVTQDIGRVIKEIKMGKIEFKTDKLGNIHSVIGKVSFNEEKLKENFIALIDAILKAKPQSVKGQYIKSIYITTTMGPSIKLDTIKVLNLVG